From a single Callithrix jacchus isolate 240 chromosome 5, calJac240_pri, whole genome shotgun sequence genomic region:
- the BECN1 gene encoding beclin-1 isoform X1, with the protein MEGSKTSNNSTMQVSFVCQRCSQPLKLDTSFKILDRVTIQELTAPLLTTAQAKPGETQEEETNSGEEPFIETPRQDGVSRRFIPPASPSRPTFVLSVPVEDQHGLPLGERMMSTESANSFTLIGEASDGGTMENLSRRLKVTGDLFDIMSGQTDVDHPLCEECTDTLLDQLDTQLNVTENECQNYKRCLEILEQMNEDDSEQLQMELKELALEEERLIQELEDVEKNRQMVAENLEKVQAEAERLDQEEAQYQREYSEFKRQQLELDDELKSVENQMRYAQLQLDKLKKTNVFNATFHIWHSGQFGTINNFRLGRLPSVPVEWNEINAAWGQTVLLLHALANKMGLKFQRYRLVPYGNHSYLESLTDKSKELPLYCSGGLRFFWDNKFDHAMVAFLDCVQQFKEEVEKGETRFCLPYRMDVEKGKIEDTGGSGGSYSIKTQFNSEEQWTKALKFMLTNLKWGLAWVSSQFYNK; encoded by the exons ATGGAAGGGTCTAAGACGTCCAACAACAGCACCATGCAGGTGAGCTTCGTGTGCCAGCGCTGCAGCCAGCCCCTGAAACTGGACACGAGTTTCAAGATCCTGGATCGTGTCACCATCCAGGAACTCACAG CTCCATTACTTACCACAGCCCAGGCGAAACCAGGAGAGACCCAGGAGGAAGAGACTAACTCAGGAGAG GAGCCATTTATTGAAACTCCTCGCCAGGATGGTGTCTCTCGCAGATTCATCCCCCCAGCCAG TCCATCCAGGCCTACCTTCGTGCTGAGTGTCCCTGTGGAAGACCAGCATGGCCTTCCTTTGGGAGAGAG GATGATGTCCACAGAAAGCGCCAACAGCTTCACTCTGATTGGGGAGGCATCTGATGGCGGCACCATGGAGAACCTCAGCCGAAGACTGAAG GTCACTGGGGACCTTTTTGACATCATGTCGGGCCAGACAGATGTGGATCACCCACTCTGTGAGGAATGCACAGATACTCTTTTAGACCAGCTGGACACTCAGCTCAACGTCACTGAAAATGAATGTCAGAACTACAA ACGCTGTTTGGAGATCTTAGAGCAAATGAATGAAGATGACAGTGAACAGCTTCAGATGGAGCTAAAAGAGCTGGCACTAGAGGAGGAGAGGCTGATCCAGGAGCTGGAAGATGTGGAAAAGAACCGCCAGATGGTGGCAGAAAATCTTGAGAAGGtccaggctgaggctgagagacTGGATCAGGAGGAAGCTCA GTATCAGAGAGAATACAGTGAATTTAAACGACAACAGCTGGAGCTGGATGATGAGCTGAAGAGTGTTGAAAACCAGATGCGTTATGCCCAGTTGCAGCTGGACAAGCTGAAGAAAACCAACGTTTTTAATGCAACTTTCCACATCTG GCACAGTGGACAGTTTGGCACAATCAATAACTTCAGGCTGGGTCGCCTGCCCAGTGTTCCAGTGGAATGGAATGAGATTAATGCTGCTTGGGGCCAAACTGTGTTGCTGCTCCATGCTCTGGCCAATAAGATGGGTCTGAAATTTCAGAG GTATCGACTTGTTCCTTATGGAAACCATTCATATCTGGAGTCTCTGACAGACAAATCTAAG GAGCTGCCGTTATACTGTTCTGGGGGGTTGCGGTTTTTCTGGGACAACAAGTTTGACCATGCAATGGTGGCTTTCCTGGACTGTGTGCAACAGTTCAAAGAAGAGGTTGAGAAAGGCGAGACACGTTTTTGTCTTCCCTACAG GATGGATGTGGAGAAAGGCAAGATTGAAGACACAGGAGGCAGCGGCGGCTCCTATTCCATCAAAACCCAGTTTAACTCTGAGGAGCAGTGGACAAAAGCTCTCAAGTTCATGCTGACGAATCTTAAGTGGGGTCTTGCTTGGGTATCCTCACAATTTTATAACAAATGA
- the BECN1 gene encoding beclin-1 isoform X2 codes for MEGSKTSNNSTMQVSFVCQRCSQPLKLDTSFKILDRVTIQELTAPLLTTAQAKPGETQEEETNSGEEPFIETPRQDGVSRRFIPPARMMSTESANSFTLIGEASDGGTMENLSRRLKVTGDLFDIMSGQTDVDHPLCEECTDTLLDQLDTQLNVTENECQNYKRCLEILEQMNEDDSEQLQMELKELALEEERLIQELEDVEKNRQMVAENLEKVQAEAERLDQEEAQYQREYSEFKRQQLELDDELKSVENQMRYAQLQLDKLKKTNVFNATFHIWHSGQFGTINNFRLGRLPSVPVEWNEINAAWGQTVLLLHALANKMGLKFQRYRLVPYGNHSYLESLTDKSKELPLYCSGGLRFFWDNKFDHAMVAFLDCVQQFKEEVEKGETRFCLPYRMDVEKGKIEDTGGSGGSYSIKTQFNSEEQWTKALKFMLTNLKWGLAWVSSQFYNK; via the exons ATGGAAGGGTCTAAGACGTCCAACAACAGCACCATGCAGGTGAGCTTCGTGTGCCAGCGCTGCAGCCAGCCCCTGAAACTGGACACGAGTTTCAAGATCCTGGATCGTGTCACCATCCAGGAACTCACAG CTCCATTACTTACCACAGCCCAGGCGAAACCAGGAGAGACCCAGGAGGAAGAGACTAACTCAGGAGAG GAGCCATTTATTGAAACTCCTCGCCAGGATGGTGTCTCTCGCAGATTCATCCCCCCAGCCAG GATGATGTCCACAGAAAGCGCCAACAGCTTCACTCTGATTGGGGAGGCATCTGATGGCGGCACCATGGAGAACCTCAGCCGAAGACTGAAG GTCACTGGGGACCTTTTTGACATCATGTCGGGCCAGACAGATGTGGATCACCCACTCTGTGAGGAATGCACAGATACTCTTTTAGACCAGCTGGACACTCAGCTCAACGTCACTGAAAATGAATGTCAGAACTACAA ACGCTGTTTGGAGATCTTAGAGCAAATGAATGAAGATGACAGTGAACAGCTTCAGATGGAGCTAAAAGAGCTGGCACTAGAGGAGGAGAGGCTGATCCAGGAGCTGGAAGATGTGGAAAAGAACCGCCAGATGGTGGCAGAAAATCTTGAGAAGGtccaggctgaggctgagagacTGGATCAGGAGGAAGCTCA GTATCAGAGAGAATACAGTGAATTTAAACGACAACAGCTGGAGCTGGATGATGAGCTGAAGAGTGTTGAAAACCAGATGCGTTATGCCCAGTTGCAGCTGGACAAGCTGAAGAAAACCAACGTTTTTAATGCAACTTTCCACATCTG GCACAGTGGACAGTTTGGCACAATCAATAACTTCAGGCTGGGTCGCCTGCCCAGTGTTCCAGTGGAATGGAATGAGATTAATGCTGCTTGGGGCCAAACTGTGTTGCTGCTCCATGCTCTGGCCAATAAGATGGGTCTGAAATTTCAGAG GTATCGACTTGTTCCTTATGGAAACCATTCATATCTGGAGTCTCTGACAGACAAATCTAAG GAGCTGCCGTTATACTGTTCTGGGGGGTTGCGGTTTTTCTGGGACAACAAGTTTGACCATGCAATGGTGGCTTTCCTGGACTGTGTGCAACAGTTCAAAGAAGAGGTTGAGAAAGGCGAGACACGTTTTTGTCTTCCCTACAG GATGGATGTGGAGAAAGGCAAGATTGAAGACACAGGAGGCAGCGGCGGCTCCTATTCCATCAAAACCCAGTTTAACTCTGAGGAGCAGTGGACAAAAGCTCTCAAGTTCATGCTGACGAATCTTAAGTGGGGTCTTGCTTGGGTATCCTCACAATTTTATAACAAATGA
- the BECN1 gene encoding beclin-1 isoform X3, producing MEGSKTSNNSTMQVSFVCQRCSQPLKLDTSFKILDRVTIQELTAPLLTTAQAKPGETQEEETNSGEEPFIETPRQDGVSRRFIPPASPSRPTFVLSVPVEDQHGLPLGERMMSTESANSFTLIGEASDGGTMENLSRRLKVTGDLFDIMSGQTDVDHPLCEECTDTLLDQLDTQLNVTENECQNYKRCLEILEQMNEDDSEQLQMELKELALEEERLIQELEDVEKNRQMVAENLEKVQAEAERLDQEEAQYQREYSEFKRQQLELDDELKSVENQMRYAQLQLDKLKKTNVFNATFHIWHSGQFGTINNFRLGRLPSVPVEWNEINAAWGQTVLLLHALANKMGLKFQRYRLVPYGNHSYLESLTDKSKVSIPQC from the exons ATGGAAGGGTCTAAGACGTCCAACAACAGCACCATGCAGGTGAGCTTCGTGTGCCAGCGCTGCAGCCAGCCCCTGAAACTGGACACGAGTTTCAAGATCCTGGATCGTGTCACCATCCAGGAACTCACAG CTCCATTACTTACCACAGCCCAGGCGAAACCAGGAGAGACCCAGGAGGAAGAGACTAACTCAGGAGAG GAGCCATTTATTGAAACTCCTCGCCAGGATGGTGTCTCTCGCAGATTCATCCCCCCAGCCAG TCCATCCAGGCCTACCTTCGTGCTGAGTGTCCCTGTGGAAGACCAGCATGGCCTTCCTTTGGGAGAGAG GATGATGTCCACAGAAAGCGCCAACAGCTTCACTCTGATTGGGGAGGCATCTGATGGCGGCACCATGGAGAACCTCAGCCGAAGACTGAAG GTCACTGGGGACCTTTTTGACATCATGTCGGGCCAGACAGATGTGGATCACCCACTCTGTGAGGAATGCACAGATACTCTTTTAGACCAGCTGGACACTCAGCTCAACGTCACTGAAAATGAATGTCAGAACTACAA ACGCTGTTTGGAGATCTTAGAGCAAATGAATGAAGATGACAGTGAACAGCTTCAGATGGAGCTAAAAGAGCTGGCACTAGAGGAGGAGAGGCTGATCCAGGAGCTGGAAGATGTGGAAAAGAACCGCCAGATGGTGGCAGAAAATCTTGAGAAGGtccaggctgaggctgagagacTGGATCAGGAGGAAGCTCA GTATCAGAGAGAATACAGTGAATTTAAACGACAACAGCTGGAGCTGGATGATGAGCTGAAGAGTGTTGAAAACCAGATGCGTTATGCCCAGTTGCAGCTGGACAAGCTGAAGAAAACCAACGTTTTTAATGCAACTTTCCACATCTG GCACAGTGGACAGTTTGGCACAATCAATAACTTCAGGCTGGGTCGCCTGCCCAGTGTTCCAGTGGAATGGAATGAGATTAATGCTGCTTGGGGCCAAACTGTGTTGCTGCTCCATGCTCTGGCCAATAAGATGGGTCTGAAATTTCAGAG GTATCGACTTGTTCCTTATGGAAACCATTCATATCTGGAGTCTCTGACAGACAAATCTAAG GTCAGTATACCCCAGTGCTGA
- the BECN1 gene encoding beclin-1 isoform X4 — translation MEGSKTSNNSTMQVSFVCQRCSQPLKLDTSFKILDRVTIQELTAPLLTTAQAKPGETQEEETNSGEEPFIETPRQDGVSRRFIPPARMMSTESANSFTLIGEASDGGTMENLSRRLKVTGDLFDIMSGQTDVDHPLCEECTDTLLDQLDTQLNVTENECQNYKRCLEILEQMNEDDSEQLQMELKELALEEERLIQELEDVEKNRQMVAENLEKVQAEAERLDQEEAQYQREYSEFKRQQLELDDELKSVENQMRYAQLQLDKLKKTNVFNATFHIWHSGQFGTINNFRLGRLPSVPVEWNEINAAWGQTVLLLHALANKMGLKFQRYRLVPYGNHSYLESLTDKSKVSIPQC, via the exons ATGGAAGGGTCTAAGACGTCCAACAACAGCACCATGCAGGTGAGCTTCGTGTGCCAGCGCTGCAGCCAGCCCCTGAAACTGGACACGAGTTTCAAGATCCTGGATCGTGTCACCATCCAGGAACTCACAG CTCCATTACTTACCACAGCCCAGGCGAAACCAGGAGAGACCCAGGAGGAAGAGACTAACTCAGGAGAG GAGCCATTTATTGAAACTCCTCGCCAGGATGGTGTCTCTCGCAGATTCATCCCCCCAGCCAG GATGATGTCCACAGAAAGCGCCAACAGCTTCACTCTGATTGGGGAGGCATCTGATGGCGGCACCATGGAGAACCTCAGCCGAAGACTGAAG GTCACTGGGGACCTTTTTGACATCATGTCGGGCCAGACAGATGTGGATCACCCACTCTGTGAGGAATGCACAGATACTCTTTTAGACCAGCTGGACACTCAGCTCAACGTCACTGAAAATGAATGTCAGAACTACAA ACGCTGTTTGGAGATCTTAGAGCAAATGAATGAAGATGACAGTGAACAGCTTCAGATGGAGCTAAAAGAGCTGGCACTAGAGGAGGAGAGGCTGATCCAGGAGCTGGAAGATGTGGAAAAGAACCGCCAGATGGTGGCAGAAAATCTTGAGAAGGtccaggctgaggctgagagacTGGATCAGGAGGAAGCTCA GTATCAGAGAGAATACAGTGAATTTAAACGACAACAGCTGGAGCTGGATGATGAGCTGAAGAGTGTTGAAAACCAGATGCGTTATGCCCAGTTGCAGCTGGACAAGCTGAAGAAAACCAACGTTTTTAATGCAACTTTCCACATCTG GCACAGTGGACAGTTTGGCACAATCAATAACTTCAGGCTGGGTCGCCTGCCCAGTGTTCCAGTGGAATGGAATGAGATTAATGCTGCTTGGGGCCAAACTGTGTTGCTGCTCCATGCTCTGGCCAATAAGATGGGTCTGAAATTTCAGAG GTATCGACTTGTTCCTTATGGAAACCATTCATATCTGGAGTCTCTGACAGACAAATCTAAG GTCAGTATACCCCAGTGCTGA
- the CNTD1 gene encoding cyclin N-terminal domain-containing protein 1 isoform X3: protein MVKQAENICRQARIQLRDNKREFQNWRALKEQLFNKFTLRLVSCVQLASKLSFQSKIISNVTVLNFLQSLGYLHTKEELLESELDVLKSLNFQINLPTPLAYVEILLEVLGYNGCLVPAMRLHATCLTLLDLVYLLHEPIYESLLRASIENSTPSQLQGEKFISVKEDFMLLAVGIIAASAFIQSHECWSQVVEHLQSITGIALASIAEFSYAILTHSVGANTPGRQQSIPPHLAARALKTVASCNT from the exons ATGGTAAAACAGGCAGAGAACATCTGCAGGCAAGCCAGAATCCAGCTGAGAGATAATAAGAGAGAGTTTCAGAATTGGAGGGCTCTGAAAGAGCAGCTTTTCAACAAGTTTACTCTCCGTCTTGTGTCATGTGTTCAGTTGGCCAGCAAACTTTCCTTCCAAAGCAAA ATAATCAGCAACGTTACAGTCTTGAATTTCCTCCAGAGTCTAGGCTATTTACACACTAAAGAAGAATTGTTGGAGTCAGAGCTTGATGTTTTGAAGTCCCTGAACTTCCAAATTAATCTGCCCACTCCCTTGGCATATGTGGAGATACTCCTAGAGGTTTTAG GATACAATGGCTGTTTGGTTCCAGCCATGAGGCTGCATGCAACCTGCTTGACACTGCTTGACCTGGTCTATCTTCTGCATGAACCCATATATGAGAGCCTGTTGAGAGCTTCAATTGAGAACTCCACTCCCAGTCAGCTGCAAGG GGAAAAGTTTATTTCAGTGAAGGAAGACTTCATGCTGTTGGCAGTAGGAATCATTGCAGCAAGTGCTTTCATCCAAAGCCATGAGTGTTGGAGCCAG GTTGTAGAGCATTTGCAGAGCATCACTGGTATTGCCTTGGCAAGCATTGCTGAGTTCTCTTATGCAATCCTGACTCACAGCGTGGGAGCCAACACTCCAGGGCGACAGCAGTCTATTCCTCCCCACCTGGCAGCCAGAGCTCTGAAGACTGTTGCTTCCTGTAACACATGA
- the CNTD1 gene encoding cyclin N-terminal domain-containing protein 1 isoform X2 → MDAREFVFLLSEEWCLEKSVSYQAVEILERFMVKQAENICRQARIQLRDNKREFQNWRALKEQLFNKFTLRLVSCVQLASKLSFQSKIISNVTVLNFLQSLGYLHTKEELLESELDVLKSLNFQINLPTPLAYVEILLEVLGYNGCLVPAMRLHATCLTLLDLVYLLHEPIYESLLRASIENSTPSQLQGEKFISVKEDFMLLAVGIIAASAFIQSHECWSQVVEHLQSITGIALASIAEFSYAILTHSVGANTPGRQQSIPPHLAARALKTVASCNT, encoded by the exons agtttgtttttctcctgtctgAAGAATGGTGTCTGGAGAAATCTGTGAGCTACCAGGCTGTAGAGATCCTAGAAAG GTTTATGGTAAAACAGGCAGAGAACATCTGCAGGCAAGCCAGAATCCAGCTGAGAGATAATAAGAGAGAGTTTCAGAATTGGAGGGCTCTGAAAGAGCAGCTTTTCAACAAGTTTACTCTCCGTCTTGTGTCATGTGTTCAGTTGGCCAGCAAACTTTCCTTCCAAAGCAAA ATAATCAGCAACGTTACAGTCTTGAATTTCCTCCAGAGTCTAGGCTATTTACACACTAAAGAAGAATTGTTGGAGTCAGAGCTTGATGTTTTGAAGTCCCTGAACTTCCAAATTAATCTGCCCACTCCCTTGGCATATGTGGAGATACTCCTAGAGGTTTTAG GATACAATGGCTGTTTGGTTCCAGCCATGAGGCTGCATGCAACCTGCTTGACACTGCTTGACCTGGTCTATCTTCTGCATGAACCCATATATGAGAGCCTGTTGAGAGCTTCAATTGAGAACTCCACTCCCAGTCAGCTGCAAGG GGAAAAGTTTATTTCAGTGAAGGAAGACTTCATGCTGTTGGCAGTAGGAATCATTGCAGCAAGTGCTTTCATCCAAAGCCATGAGTGTTGGAGCCAG GTTGTAGAGCATTTGCAGAGCATCACTGGTATTGCCTTGGCAAGCATTGCTGAGTTCTCTTATGCAATCCTGACTCACAGCGTGGGAGCCAACACTCCAGGGCGACAGCAGTCTATTCCTCCCCACCTGGCAGCCAGAGCTCTGAAGACTGTTGCTTCCTGTAACACATGA